One Pseudomonas muyukensis DNA segment encodes these proteins:
- a CDS encoding GNAT family N-acetyltransferase, whose product MPFDAASPPLCAPRWRTLHADEGDCHLSLALEGRPLIGVRLVPEQALHVHLEQLCPERSEQALWAACYWLLSRNPGCLRLVWHLPGVQSQALASGLLVPGEAPGQYLCERALFWQLPQPWLGESRAYPQQMLISQGKRHPRRAPKPRGEVYRRFDARLGAWVSLRTLEIEQDLERFNRWQNSSRVAQFWQESGTLAQHREYLGKLEQDPHTLTLIGCFDDEPFAYFEAYWAKEDRIAPFYPADDYDRGIHMLVGEQAHRGPHKVASWLSALVHYLFLDDPRTQRVVAEPRADNGKMIGYMHDQCFHCEKEFDFPHKRAALMILGRERFFDRCSLV is encoded by the coding sequence ATGCCGTTCGATGCTGCTTCGCCGCCCCTTTGCGCGCCTCGTTGGCGCACCCTGCACGCCGACGAGGGCGATTGCCACCTGAGCCTCGCCCTGGAAGGACGCCCGTTGATCGGCGTGCGTCTGGTGCCGGAGCAGGCGCTGCATGTGCACCTCGAGCAGCTTTGCCCTGAACGCTCGGAGCAGGCGTTGTGGGCGGCCTGTTACTGGTTGCTGTCCCGTAATCCGGGTTGTCTGCGCCTGGTCTGGCACTTGCCGGGTGTGCAGTCGCAGGCCCTGGCCAGCGGCTTGCTGGTGCCGGGTGAGGCGCCGGGGCAGTACCTGTGCGAGCGCGCGTTGTTCTGGCAATTGCCCCAGCCGTGGCTGGGCGAGTCGCGGGCCTACCCGCAGCAGATGCTGATCAGCCAAGGCAAGCGCCACCCGCGCCGTGCGCCCAAGCCGCGCGGCGAGGTATACCGGCGTTTCGATGCGCGCCTGGGGGCCTGGGTGTCGTTGCGCACCCTGGAGATCGAGCAGGACCTTGAGCGTTTCAATCGCTGGCAGAACAGCTCGCGGGTCGCGCAGTTCTGGCAGGAGAGCGGTACGCTGGCGCAGCACCGCGAATACCTCGGCAAGCTCGAGCAGGACCCACATACCCTGACCCTGATCGGCTGTTTCGACGATGAGCCGTTCGCCTACTTCGAGGCCTACTGGGCCAAGGAAGACCGTATCGCGCCGTTTTATCCTGCCGACGACTACGACCGCGGCATCCACATGCTGGTGGGGGAGCAGGCGCACCGCGGGCCGCACAAGGTGGCCAGCTGGCTGTCGGCGCTGGTCCACTACCTGTTCCTCGACGACCCGCGCACCCAGCGGGTGGTGGCCGAGCCGCGCGCCGACAACGGCAAGATGATCGGCTACATGCACGACCAGTGCTTCCACTGCGAGAAGGAATTCGATTTCCCGCACAAGCGTGCGGCGCTGATGATCCTGGGGCGTGAGCGGTTCTTCGATCGCTGCAGCTTGGTGTGA
- a CDS encoding RNA polymerase factor sigma-70, whose translation MAEQLSTSKCDSPLLQAFVDNRNILVKIAARITGCRSRAEDVVQDAFFRLSAAPQITSSFKAQLSYLFQIVRNLAIDHYRKQAMELKYSGSEEEGLNVVIQNASPEATHINLATLEHIAASLNELPARTRYAFEMYRLHGVPQKDIAKELGVSPTLVNFMIRDALIHCRKSSRQG comes from the coding sequence ATGGCGGAACAACTATCCACAAGTAAGTGCGATTCACCGTTACTCCAGGCGTTCGTCGACAACCGCAATATCCTGGTCAAGATCGCGGCGCGCATCACCGGCTGCCGCTCACGCGCCGAGGATGTGGTGCAGGACGCGTTCTTCCGGCTCAGTGCCGCCCCGCAGATCACGTCATCGTTCAAGGCCCAGCTCAGCTACCTGTTCCAGATCGTGCGCAACCTGGCCATCGATCACTACCGCAAGCAGGCCATGGAGCTGAAGTACTCCGGCAGTGAAGAGGAGGGCCTGAACGTGGTCATCCAGAACGCCTCGCCCGAAGCCACCCACATCAACCTCGCCACCCTCGAACACATCGCCGCCTCGCTCAACGAACTGCCCGCGCGCACCCGCTATGCCTTCGAGATGTACCGGCTGCACGGCGTGCCGCAAAAGGACATCGCCAAGGAGCTGGGGGTCTCGCCGACGCTGGTCAACTTCATGATTCGCGATGCGCTGATCCACTGCCGCAAGAGCAGCCGCCAGGGCTGA
- a CDS encoding alpha/beta family hydrolase, whose product MINGQSAGIDGDQWAKIANVPGLRCDPPKTPGDRGVCACLILAHGAGAPMDSGFMEDMAQRLAGQGVGVVRFEFAYMAQRRVSGAKRPPNPQKVLLETWRTVYEQVRPLVAGKLAVGGKSMGGRMASLLADELGADALVCLGYPFYAVGKPEKPRVEHLAGLRTPTLIVQGERDALGNREAVAGYELSPAIEVCWLAAADHDLKPLKVSGFSHEQHLQTAAQRVAGFLTDAPASRLLRCSL is encoded by the coding sequence ATGATTAATGGGCAAAGTGCCGGTATTGACGGGGATCAATGGGCGAAGATCGCAAATGTCCCAGGCTTGCGCTGCGATCCTCCGAAAACTCCGGGGGATCGCGGCGTTTGCGCCTGCCTGATCCTGGCCCATGGCGCCGGTGCGCCAATGGACAGCGGGTTCATGGAGGACATGGCGCAAAGGCTGGCGGGGCAAGGGGTAGGGGTGGTGCGCTTCGAGTTTGCGTACATGGCCCAGCGGCGTGTCAGCGGCGCTAAACGGCCGCCCAATCCGCAGAAGGTGTTGCTGGAAACCTGGCGGACTGTATACGAACAGGTGCGACCTTTAGTCGCAGGAAAATTGGCCGTTGGCGGCAAGTCCATGGGCGGGCGCATGGCCAGTTTGCTGGCTGATGAACTCGGCGCCGATGCGCTGGTGTGCTTGGGCTATCCGTTCTATGCGGTGGGCAAGCCGGAAAAACCCCGGGTCGAGCACCTGGCGGGGCTGCGGACGCCCACGCTGATCGTGCAGGGCGAGCGGGATGCCCTGGGCAATCGTGAGGCGGTGGCGGGGTATGAACTATCGCCGGCGATCGAGGTGTGCTGGCTGGCGGCGGCGGATCATGACTTGAAGCCGCTGAAGGTGTCCGGGTTCAGCCATGAGCAGCATCTGCAGACGGCGGCGCAGCGGGTGGCGGGGTTTTTGACCGATGCGCCGGCAAGCCGGCTCCTGCGCTGTTCCCTGTAG
- a CDS encoding exonuclease domain-containing protein: MGHWLVIDLEATTDEGGWPVTDMEVIEIGASLVTRDGREVEHFQRFVRPRRRPQLTPFCRELTHIRQADVDGAAPFAEVWGQFERWLAHHQGQLQAWVSWGDYDRKQLLQEWQLHQVHSLLAQLPHINLKQRFAKARQLQRPAGLNGALQLAGLQFSGRQHRALEDARNTARLLPLSLPAGDA, from the coding sequence ATGGGCCATTGGTTGGTGATCGACCTGGAAGCCACCACCGATGAAGGTGGCTGGCCGGTCACGGATATGGAAGTCATCGAGATCGGCGCGAGCCTGGTCACCCGCGACGGCCGCGAGGTCGAGCATTTCCAGCGTTTCGTGCGGCCCAGGCGGCGGCCGCAACTGACCCCGTTCTGCCGCGAGCTGACCCACATTCGCCAGGCCGACGTCGACGGCGCCGCGCCGTTCGCCGAGGTCTGGGGGCAGTTCGAGCGCTGGCTGGCGCATCACCAGGGACAGTTGCAGGCCTGGGTCAGCTGGGGCGACTACGACCGCAAGCAGTTGCTGCAAGAATGGCAGCTGCACCAGGTGCACAGCCTGCTGGCGCAGTTGCCGCACATTAACCTCAAGCAGCGCTTCGCCAAGGCCCGCCAGTTGCAACGACCGGCGGGGTTGAACGGCGCCCTGCAACTGGCCGGGCTGCAGTTTTCCGGGCGCCAGCACCGGGCCCTGGAGGATGCGCGCAACACCGCCCGCCTGCTGCCCTTGAGCCTGCCGGCGGGGGATGCCTGA
- the ccoN gene encoding cytochrome-c oxidase, cbb3-type subunit I — protein sequence MNTTSSTAYNYQVVRQFAIMTVVWGIVGMGLGVFIAAQLAWPAFNLDLPWTSFGRLRPLHTNAVIFAFGGCALFATSYYSVQRTCQTTLFAPRLAAFTFWGWQLVILLAAISLPLGYTSTKEYAELEWPIDILITIVWVAYAVVFFGTLMKRNTKHIYVGNWFFGAFILTVAILHIVNNLEVPVSLTKSYSLYAGATDAMVQWWYGHNAVGFFLTAGFLGMMYYYVPKQAERPVYSYRLSIVHFWALITLYIWAGPHHLHYTALPDWAQSLGMIMSLILLAPSWGGMINGMMTLSGAWHKLRSDPILRFLVVSLAFYGMSTFEGPMMAIKTVNALSHYTDWTIGHVHAGALGWVAMISIGALYHTIPKVFGKERMYSLGLINAHFWLATIGTVLYIASMWVNGIAQGLMWRAVNSDGTLTYSFVETLVASHPGFVVRFVGGVIFLSGMFLMAWNTWRTVRAPAAEQATANAQLA from the coding sequence ATGAACACAACCAGCAGTACCGCCTACAACTATCAGGTGGTCCGCCAATTCGCCATCATGACGGTGGTGTGGGGCATCGTCGGGATGGGGCTCGGCGTCTTCATTGCCGCCCAGCTCGCCTGGCCCGCCTTCAACCTTGACCTGCCGTGGACCAGCTTCGGCCGCCTGCGACCCTTGCACACCAACGCGGTGATCTTCGCCTTCGGCGGCTGTGCCCTGTTCGCCACCTCCTATTATTCGGTGCAACGCACCTGCCAGACCACCCTGTTCGCGCCACGCCTGGCCGCGTTCACCTTCTGGGGCTGGCAACTGGTGATCCTGCTGGCGGCGATCAGCCTGCCACTGGGCTACACCAGCACCAAGGAGTACGCCGAACTGGAATGGCCGATCGACATCCTGATCACCATCGTCTGGGTCGCCTATGCCGTGGTGTTCTTCGGCACGCTGATGAAGCGCAACACCAAGCACATCTACGTGGGCAACTGGTTCTTCGGCGCCTTCATCCTCACCGTGGCGATCCTGCACATCGTCAACAACCTGGAAGTGCCGGTCAGCCTGACCAAGTCCTATTCGCTGTACGCCGGCGCCACCGATGCCATGGTGCAGTGGTGGTACGGCCATAACGCCGTGGGCTTCTTCCTCACCGCCGGCTTCCTGGGGATGATGTACTACTACGTGCCCAAGCAGGCTGAACGCCCGGTGTATTCGTATCGCCTGTCGATCGTGCACTTCTGGGCGCTGATCACCCTGTACATCTGGGCCGGCCCGCATCACCTGCACTACACCGCCCTGCCCGACTGGGCCCAGTCGCTGGGCATGATCATGTCGCTGATCCTCCTGGCCCCGAGCTGGGGCGGCATGATCAACGGCATGATGACCCTCTCGGGCGCCTGGCATAAGCTGCGCAGCGACCCGATCCTGCGCTTCCTGGTGGTCTCGCTGGCGTTCTACGGCATGTCCACCTTCGAAGGCCCGATGATGGCCATCAAGACGGTCAACGCCCTGTCCCACTACACCGACTGGACCATTGGCCACGTGCACGCCGGCGCCCTCGGCTGGGTGGCGATGATCTCCATCGGCGCGCTGTACCACACCATCCCGAAAGTGTTCGGCAAGGAGCGCATGTACAGCCTCGGCCTGATCAATGCGCACTTCTGGCTGGCCACCATCGGCACCGTGCTCTACATCGCCTCGATGTGGGTCAACGGCATCGCCCAGGGCCTGATGTGGCGCGCAGTCAACAGCGACGGCACGCTGACCTACTCGTTCGTCGAAACCCTGGTGGCCAGCCACCCAGGCTTCGTCGTGCGCTTCGTCGGCGGCGTGATCTTCCTCAGCGGCATGTTCCTGATGGCCTGGAACACCTGGCGCACCGTGCGTGCCCCGGCTGCCGAGCAAGCCACCGCCAATGCCCAGCTGGCTTGA
- a CDS encoding substrate-binding periplasmic protein: MIPLPSLKLSSTLLLFATLLLTAAARADEAHEVKVGAAHFPPYTVRPEQGADTGLLPQLVEALNRMQGQYRFVLVPTSIPRRFGDFQQGRTDMAIFENPQWGWQGIAHKAVDMGLEDAEIFVARQQAERDQRYFDDLDGKRLALFNGYHYAFADFNPDPAYLKKRYRATLTYSHDSNLNMVERGRADVALVTRSYLIDFLKRNPGSALMASERVDQVYHHYALLRPDAPISPEAFAGLLRGLRENGELLRIFRPYKITVEAPRD, encoded by the coding sequence TTGATCCCTTTGCCCAGCCTCAAGCTGTCGTCCACCTTGCTGCTGTTCGCCACCTTGTTGCTGACAGCTGCGGCGCGGGCCGACGAGGCCCATGAGGTGAAGGTCGGCGCGGCGCACTTCCCGCCCTACACGGTGCGCCCGGAGCAGGGAGCCGATACCGGCTTGCTGCCGCAGTTGGTGGAGGCGCTGAACCGGATGCAGGGGCAGTACCGGTTCGTCCTGGTGCCGACCTCGATTCCCCGGCGCTTCGGTGATTTCCAGCAGGGCCGCACCGACATGGCGATCTTCGAGAACCCGCAGTGGGGTTGGCAGGGCATCGCGCACAAGGCCGTGGACATGGGCCTTGAGGATGCCGAGATCTTCGTCGCCCGCCAGCAGGCCGAGCGTGACCAGCGCTATTTCGACGACCTCGACGGCAAGCGCCTGGCGCTGTTCAACGGCTATCACTATGCCTTCGCCGATTTCAACCCAGACCCGGCCTACCTGAAGAAGCGCTACCGGGCGACCCTGACCTACTCCCACGACAGCAACCTGAACATGGTCGAGCGCGGGCGCGCCGATGTTGCCCTGGTGACCCGTTCGTACCTGATCGATTTTCTCAAGCGCAACCCCGGCAGCGCGTTGATGGCCTCGGAGCGGGTCGACCAGGTCTACCATCACTACGCGCTGCTGCGCCCCGACGCGCCGATCAGCCCCGAGGCATTCGCCGGCCTGCTGCGCGGCCTGCGCGAGAACGGCGAGCTGCTGCGCATCTTCCGGCCCTACAAGATCACTGTCGAAGCCCCGCGCGACTAA
- a CDS encoding pyrimidine/purine nucleoside phosphorylase: protein MFKVNEYFDGTVKSIAFEGHEGPATVGVMAPGEYEFGTAKREIMHVVSGALTVKLPGSDNWEKFAAGSQFNVPADSKFQLKVAVDTAYLCEYRD from the coding sequence ATGTTCAAGGTCAATGAGTACTTCGATGGCACTGTCAAGTCGATCGCCTTCGAAGGCCATGAAGGTCCGGCTACCGTCGGCGTCATGGCGCCGGGTGAATACGAGTTCGGCACCGCCAAGCGCGAGATCATGCACGTGGTCTCCGGCGCCCTGACCGTCAAGCTGCCGGGCAGCGACAACTGGGAGAAATTCGCCGCAGGCAGCCAGTTCAACGTGCCGGCCGACAGCAAGTTCCAGCTCAAGGTCGCCGTCGATACCGCCTACCTGTGCGAGTACCGCGACTAA